The sequence below is a genomic window from Lelliottia sp. JS-SCA-14.
ACTGACGCCCTGTACGACACGCTGTTTGTCACTTCCGATGATGAACCGGGCAGTTACTACCCGCTGGTCGCCGACTCCGCGCGCTATGCGGATGACTTCTCCTGGGCAGAAGTGACGATCAACCCGCGCGCCCGTTTTCATGACGGCTCCCCGGTGAAAGCCAGCGATGTGGCCTTTACCTTCCATAAGTTTATGACCGAAGGGGTGCCGCAGTTCCGGCTGGTGTTCAAAGGTGCGACCGTGAAAGCCATCGCCCCGCTGACCGTGCGCATTGAGCTCGCCGAGCCGGGCAAAGAGAACATGCTGAGTCTTTTCTCGCTCCCGGTGATGCCCGAGTCGTTCTGGAAAGACCATAAGCTCAGCGATCCTATCTCTAAACCTCCGCTGGCGGGCGGGCCATACCGCATCACCAGCTGGAAGATGGGGCAATACGTGGTCTATTCACGGGTCAAAGATTACTGGGCGGCGAATTTACCGGTCAACCGGGGTCGCTGGAATTTCGATACCATCCGATACGACTACTATCTGGATGATAACGTCGCCTTCGAAGCCTTCAAAGCCGGGGCATTCGATATGCGCCAGGAAGTCAGCGCCAAAAACTGGGCGACTCGCTACGTGGGCAAAAACTTTGCCAACCACTTCATTGTGAAGGACGAGCAAAAGAACGAATCCGCCCAGGACACGCGCTGGCTGGCGTTTAATATTCAGCGCCCGGTGTTTGCCGACCGACGCGTCCGCCAGGCCATTACCCTCGCCTTTGACTTTGAGTGGATGAACAAAGCCCTGTTTTACGGGGCCTACAGCCGCACCAACAGCTATTTCCAGAATACCGAGTACGCAGCGCGGGGTTATCCTGACGCCGCCGAGCTGACCCTGCTGGCTCCTCTTAAAGCCGAAGTCCCGCCGGAAGTCTTTACCAGCATCTTTGAGCCCCCGACGTCGAAAGGCGATGGCTACGACCGTGAAAACTTACTCAAAGCCAGTAAGCTGCTCGACGACGCGGGCTGGGTGCTGAAAAACCAGAAACGGGTGAATGCGCAAACCGGAAAACCCCTCAGCTTCGAACTGCTGCTCTCTTCGGCGGGCAACAATCAGTGGGTGCTCCCGTTCCAGCACAATCTGGAACGTTTAGGCGTCACCGTGGAGATCCGCCAGGTCGATAACGCGCAGATCACCAACCGCATGCGTAACCGCGATTACGACATGATGCCGCGCCTGTGGCAGGCCCAGCCGTGGCCAAACAGTAATTTGCGCATCTCCTGGGCCTCGGAGTACATCAACTCGTCCTACAACGCCCCCGGCGTCAAGAGCCCGGTCATCGATAATCTTATTGCGCAAATAACCGCCGCGCAGGGCGACAAAGAGAAGCTCCTGCCGCTGGGCCGTGCGCTCGATCGCGTCCTGACCTGGAACTACTACATGCTGCCGATGTGGTTTATGGGTGAGGATCGCATTGCCTGGTGGGATAAATTCTCTCAGCCATCCATTCGCCCAATCTATTCTCTGGGGCTGGATAACTGGTGGTATGACGTCAACAAAGCCGCCAAACTGCCCGCTGAACGGCGTTAAGGAATAAAAATGGGTGCGTACCTGATTCGCCGTTTATTGCTGATAATCCCGACGCTGTGGGCGATTATCACCATCAACTTTTTCATTGTGCAGATTGCGCCGGGCGGCCCGGTCGACCAGGCCATTGCGGCCGTTGAGTTTGGTCATAGCGGCGGATTACCGGGCAGCGGCGGTGAAGGTCTGCGCGCCAGCCACGCCCAAACCGGCACCGGGAATATCAGCGAGAGCCACTATCGCGGCGGGCGCGGGTTAGATCCTGAGGTGATCGCCGAGATCACCCATCGCTACG
It includes:
- a CDS encoding extracellular solute-binding protein, which gives rise to MTMRFVLLLMALFSVTCQAQSIKESYAFAVLGEPKYEANFTHFDYVNPAAPKGGNITLSALGTFDNFNRFALRGVPAERTDALYDTLFVTSDDEPGSYYPLVADSARYADDFSWAEVTINPRARFHDGSPVKASDVAFTFHKFMTEGVPQFRLVFKGATVKAIAPLTVRIELAEPGKENMLSLFSLPVMPESFWKDHKLSDPISKPPLAGGPYRITSWKMGQYVVYSRVKDYWAANLPVNRGRWNFDTIRYDYYLDDNVAFEAFKAGAFDMRQEVSAKNWATRYVGKNFANHFIVKDEQKNESAQDTRWLAFNIQRPVFADRRVRQAITLAFDFEWMNKALFYGAYSRTNSYFQNTEYAARGYPDAAELTLLAPLKAEVPPEVFTSIFEPPTSKGDGYDRENLLKASKLLDDAGWVLKNQKRVNAQTGKPLSFELLLSSAGNNQWVLPFQHNLERLGVTVEIRQVDNAQITNRMRNRDYDMMPRLWQAQPWPNSNLRISWASEYINSSYNAPGVKSPVIDNLIAQITAAQGDKEKLLPLGRALDRVLTWNYYMLPMWFMGEDRIAWWDKFSQPSIRPIYSLGLDNWWYDVNKAAKLPAERR